A window of the Linepithema humile isolate Giens D197 chromosome 4, Lhum_UNIL_v1.0, whole genome shotgun sequence genome harbors these coding sequences:
- the LOC136999210 gene encoding uncharacterized protein translates to MEMEVKTIRASFAILLTSTLLSGTNAIIAYDCGGTYLNVTTISLLRSGECDLNIDTPITTTSYIQLLQLASYTHTEVIQCKVEIMRTIYHCGMHSHIAAVHNGYASYLQETSRSRCVQMHREGLLRIGESDIIDGLKPNNTYYRSVTIAGKIKVDGTCKGVQYSDYYGTWDDVIVQATVKILLKTAYVSVKLNAGKIILKSGTICDLSEETCVDSDDGYTFWQSIPITACGFEAYDVLFEGTATKFQGLLGAQHTIIFTLETQDTTFALTQTRKHTTCGYTLLGTEHPKLFIFETEKGNIFKTMSKTAVTNLDMFTYVNSKFVYVERHIRNQITSLYQDIILQKCELEKQVIQNTLSLATILPDEFAFRLMKMPGYMAVTAGEAIHVIKCIPIEVTVRKSNTCHTELPITFKNTSLYMTPKSRIITKHHTLRDCNSLLPILYNIDENWIQLNPTPAMTTPPQEIKPLTKLSWKYLAPKYLATSGIYSQQDLEELRDHIMFPAEKSAVLHTIARGFTGQSIPSDTVSLQNLLDENSLNKIYNNTLSKI, encoded by the exons ATGGAAATGGAGGTTAAAACTATCCGA GCAAGTTTCGCCATCCTACTGACTTCAACCTTGCTCTCTGGTACGAATGCCATTATTGCATACGATTGCGGAGGAACCTACCTCAACGTAACCACAATTTCTTTACTAAGATCAGGTGAATGCGATTTGAATATAGACACACCGATAACTACGACTTCATATATACAATTACTACAATTAGCCAGCTACACACACACCGAAGTTATACAATGTAAAGTTGAGATCATGCGAACCATATACCACTGCGGCATGCACTCTCATATTGCGGCTGTGCATAATGGATACGCCAGTTACTTACAAGAAACATCACGCAGTAGATGCGTTCAAATGCATAGGGAAGGGCTTCTCAGGATAGGAGAATCAGACATTATAGACGGATTAAAACCTAATAATACTTACTATCGTAGTGTCACTATCGCAGGAAAGATAAAAGTAGACGGAACTTGTAAGGGCGTTCAATACTCAGACTATTACGGTACCTGGGATGATGTAATAGTTCAAGCCacagtaaaaatattgttaaaaaccGCTTATGTATCAGTAAAACTAAACGCaggaaaaataatactaaaatctGGCACAATTTGCGATTTGAGCGAAGAAACCTGTGTAGACTCGGATGATGGATATACGTTTTGGCAAAGCATACCAATAACAGCTTGCGGGTTTGAAGCATAtgatgttttatttgaagGGACTGCTACCAAGTTTCAAGGGTTGTTAGGCGCACAACACACTATTATATTCACTTTAGAGACACAAGACACGACTTTTGCTCTTACACAAACACGTAAACATACTACTTGCGGATACACATTACTTGGAACAGAACATCCCAAACTGTTCATCTTCGAGACTGAGAAAGGAAACATCTTTAAGACAATGTCAAAGACTGCCGTAACAAATTTGGACATGTTCACCTATGTAAACTCAAAATTTGTGTATGTGGAGAGGCATATCAGAAATCAGATAACCTCTCTTTACCAGgacataatattgcaaaaatgtgaACTGGAGAAACAGGTAATTCAAAATACCTTATCTTTAGCAACAATATTACCTGATGAGTTTGCATTCAGGCTTATGAAGATGCCTGGCTATATGGCAGTCACAGCTGGAGAGGCGATCcatgtaattaaatgtataccTATTGAAGTAACTGTCCGAAAATCAAACACTTGTCATACAGAACTACCGATCACTTTTAAAAACACCTCATTATACATGACTCCAAAATCACGAATCATTACTAAACATCATACACTTAGAGACTGCAACTCCCTTCTTCCAATACTTTACAATATTGACGAAAACTGGATACAGCTAAACCCAACACCTGCTATGACAACACCGCCACAAGAAATTAAACCATTAACAAAACTCTCTTGGAAATACTTGGCACCCAAATATTTGGCTACTAGCGGTATTTATTCTCAACAAGACTTAGAAGAATTAAGAGATCATATTATGTTCCCCGCTGAAAAAAGCGCTGTTTTACATACCATCGCTCGAGGCTTTACAGGACAATCAATCCCTTCCGATACcgtttctttacaaaatttgttagaTGAAAATtccttgaataaaatttacaataatactttgtcaaaaatatga
- the LOC136999412 gene encoding uncharacterized protein: MVSLATGDQKTAFPENHKTILPAIDNRETTRLVNGDRKSTLLVNNDRETILLVNGDRETICLTIDDYEIMLLMTCDRDVHFMMNFIDIRKSNTPEDTVYVAHVLESGYSNEKKEF, from the exons ATGGTTTCTCTGGCGACCGGCGATCAAAAAACCGCATTTCCTGAAAATCACAAAACTATTCTTCCTGCAATCGACAATCGCGAAACCACTCGTCTTGTGAACGGCGATCGCAAGAGCACTCTTCTCGTGAACAACGATCGCGAGACCATTCTTCTCGTGAACGGCGATCGCGAGACTATATGTCTAACAATCGACGACTACGAAATCATGCTTCTGATGACCTGCGATCGAGACGTACATTTTATGATGAATTTCATCGATATCCGGAAAAGCAACACACCAGAAGATACA GTGTACGTGGCACACGTGCTGGAAAGTGGGTACAGCAACGAAAAGAAAGAGTTTTAA